CGCTGCCGCCCTCGCTGGAGGCCAGCCTGCAGGAGCCCGAGACCCCGCTGACCCGCATCCTGGTACGCGATCAGGGCAAGATCTTCCCGCTCAATATCGAGGCGATCGAATACCTGCGCTCCGACACCAAGTACACCGCGATCGCCAGCAAGGGCCGCCAGTTCCTGGTGCGCCTGCCGATCACCAGCTTCGAGCAGCGCCTGGACCCGGCGCGCTTCCTGAAGCTGCAGCGCAGCTGCATCGTCAACCTGGACTTCGTCGAGGCGATGACGCCCGACGAGAGTTCGCAGCTGGTGGTGCAGATGCAGGACGGCACGCGCTTCACCGCCAGCCGCGAGGTCTCGAAGAAACTGCGGGAGCAATCGATATGAAGCGCTGCCTCTCCCCCCGTCCCCTGTTCGGCGGCGCCTTGCTGGCGCTGACCCTGGCCCTGCCCGCGCTGGCCGAAGCGCAACAGCAGGCGGGCCGCAGCTACGCCCCGGGGCCCTTCACCCGCCTGGAGATCAGCGGCGCGGCCGACGTGCGCCTGCTGCAGGGCGAGCGCGACGAGGTCTTCATCGCCGGCGGCGAGGAGGTGCAGAAGAGCGTGGAGCTGGAGCTGCGCCGCGGCCGGCTGGAGATCCAACCCACCGGCGGCTGGAAGTTCTGGCGCAGCGCGCGGCTGCAGATCGAGGTGACGGTCAAGCAGCTGGAGCAGCTGGAGCTGTCCGGCGCCAGCGACCTGCATGCGCCGGGCCCCTTCCGCGCCGAGCGCCTGACCATCGGCATCTCCGGCGCCGGCCTGGTGCGCTTCGACGACCTGCAGGCCGAGACCCTGCGCTTCGGCATCTCCGGCGCCGGCGACGGCCAGCTGCGCGGCCAGGTGCGCGCGCTGGCGCTGAGCGTCTCCGGCAAGGGCAAGCTGATGGCCGAGCAGCTGCGCACCGACACCGCCGCGGTGACGATCAGCGGCGTCGGCAACGCCGCGCTGTGGGTGACGCAGAACCTGCGCGTCAACGTCTCCGGCGTCGGCACCGTCGACTACTGGGGCCGCCCGCAGGTCTCGCGCTCCTCGTCCGGCATGGCGACGATCAATGCGCGCGGCGATGCGCCGGCGGCGAACTAGGGTTCGCCATCCCAATAGTCGAGCGAGTTCTCCAGGCGCTGCATCAGCCGCCGACCCGG
This genomic stretch from Roseateles sp. DAIF2 harbors:
- a CDS encoding head GIN domain-containing protein; this encodes MKRCLSPRPLFGGALLALTLALPALAEAQQQAGRSYAPGPFTRLEISGAADVRLLQGERDEVFIAGGEEVQKSVELELRRGRLEIQPTGGWKFWRSARLQIEVTVKQLEQLELSGASDLHAPGPFRAERLTIGISGAGLVRFDDLQAETLRFGISGAGDGQLRGQVRALALSVSGKGKLMAEQLRTDTAAVTISGVGNAALWVTQNLRVNVSGVGTVDYWGRPQVSRSSSGMATINARGDAPAAN